In Pyrus communis chromosome 15, drPyrComm1.1, whole genome shotgun sequence, the genomic stretch gtgggtccagagattgtcgaggagactactcagaatgttcaggtgattaagtctaacctgaaagcagctcaggacaggcagaagagtctagcggatcggcgtgctacggacagaacatatgaggtcggagattgggtatttctaaagctttcaccgtggagaggtgttgtgcggttcggaaagaaagggaagttgagtcccaggtacatcggaccatacgtggtcacagaacgagttggcgaggtagcttacaggttggagttgcccccggagttggctagagtgcataatgtttttcacgtgtctatgctccgacactatgttgctgatccatctcacgtgatacctcctcaaccgcttgagattaacccagatttgacgtacgatgaggaaccggtgacgatcattgattggaaagagaaggttttgaggaacaagacagtgaatttggtgaaggttttgtggaggaaccattcagtcgaagaagctacgtgggagacagagaatcggatgagggatttgtaccctcgattgttctttgacTACTAGGGGGTTGCTGCgttgttgttttgaatttcgggacgaaattctattaaggtgggaaggttgtgacatcccgtcccgggattattaaacgcacgtgtgaaattacctttTTGCCCTTAGGTTGttttgtcacgttgtgggttgttttgtgtggtgtggcatgtgttggaccacacacacacacactcacacacacagccactcttcccctccctctgtctctctcccccgtgcctctctcttccttcccgttatcaccatacgtacggacaaacaccaaaaccacccaaaccatcacggatcgaggaaaccaaggacaccattcaactcgtgaggACAAGGGGAGCACGACCAtagcattttcaggtaagaacttcgacgttttcacgtcgatatcgcgaggtccgttttgagcactgttcatgcaacattaatttacttagtttttggacatttgaagcttgtaggtgtgttggtgaggtcctaaggagcgtcggagtagctcgttggacgaatttggacgtcgggaaggcctagttcgaagttggccggtttttgagttttgagacaggtgtgatcgcgtaacttttagcctttaaaagtggtccatcgtgattctactagtttagggctttcttttggtccaagaatcatagaaaacggttgagaaacgaaggagaatagttagtttaaagtttttcccagtttccggcgaccggagtccggcgagggtaggccggagaagaaaggggaatattccgtcaagtttgacggaatattcctaacggcagtgacggaatccggttagatttgacggaatattccgtcagtttaacggaatattcctgacggcgtctgttgacaccgtcagtgtgcctggcacgtggccgcgcgtggggggcgcgtaggtccgtgcctgtgctggcgcgtgggggcgcgtgcggggtccaaaaatttttctaaaaatatggttgtgaccctgaggttgtgtagagcacgtgggtatattcatttgtccattttgagcaatgtttgagaagttattacgagaaacgggttatgtgctttaaagttaacgtttttatagttgtttcgcatttaggtgacacgtacccagaggacgagcgtgcacacgcgaggcaggggggctacgacccttctacataccagtgagtgggcttttgttttccgtatatacctatatacatttatattcccagaaattgatttaaaaagggttatttgccttatgccatgcatattattattatcgtttatgcatcatcacatttattagtagtggcatgcatatacatatttatatgtgggtgctgtggaggcataggtaagtgccaggtaagcgttaattaacgattgcattaattagtggttaaagatgcttagagagctcataacctgcacccccggtgttagtgctcccgcccagagtagggcacagtccttcacgtgttgttcacctcccgcaccatacgctcagcttggatccaagctaggtgcataggcctgtcgtacagaccacaataggtggttccgactcttaggtgacccgcgattattcgcacagccttcacgtgatcgtagcactagagcgtatatatatgttacacccaggcttgtcgtacagaccactttaggtggttccgactcgttggcaggtttagatattgagattgagatttgagctctagatgcagccgtacaggtcacgttaggtgactccggctgccggattacatgatattgatatggttatacctgggcacatgcatatcactttgagattgtggcatgacatattttgagcatgattggtatacccttgagcatggtttgcatgtttacacatacgtatatatgtttattttctgggaggtatacaggttttacggcgaggggttagaaagtattttgtaaatggttttagaaagaattgtttttgcccactcacgcttttgttttgcgcccctccaggttctagttgcttagccgttgcggtggtttcccttgtgagcttttcggcgttctgacagacactccacatcgtagggtcgccttcgggcgtactattgttgtcgttttatttggactgctatagacctgctctgaatttgtatcgcactaactagcactcattttagtacttgtatgctagtttttaattattcgtacttttatattactacttactagcttccgcacgtgcacatggctacgtcacctttgtgcgacggccagcacgctccgatctcggtcggagTGTGTCACACCAGTATAGGGGTTGGGGGAAAATGAGAGGTATGAGATTGTTTTATGTTTTACAAGTATCCTGAACAAACATTGACTTGAGCGTAAAAGTGTTTTATTGTAGGTCTCCCTCCTTCCTCATTGATAGCGAGCAAAGATGGTTTTGTGGACTTCTCAACATGGTTACAAGATTACTTTGTTGGTGGAGAATTGAAATACTTGAAATTTTCCGCTCCAACAGATACTTATCACAAAAACACAACACCTTGAAAAGTTTAATGCCATTTGATTCAATGTGAAAACTGTAATAAGCATCTGAACAAGATTTCTCGGTTTCTCTCCTCCGCAGGAGACCTAATTAGGGGTGGTACTAGTACGATTACCATACCAAAACCCATGTACTAATTACCataccaaacttttggtatgacaaaatctattaccattaccGTGCCAAACTTTGGTATACCGAATTTCGACATGCCAAATAGTTTGGTTGGCATGGTATGGTAATGGTAATTATCACTTTGTTTTGGGCCATTCTTTTGGCccaatatttgatttttttttcaacccaaTTCAAGGCCCAAATGTGTTTTGGCAACTCGCTTTgggtttctaaattttttttatttaattttgagaattttataGAGATTCATTTAAGAAACAAGAAGTAAATAGATAGAAGAATTGATGAAAGAACCCAAcatccctaaaaaaaataatacacaaATTTCTAAGTTCCATCTctaaattctttaaaattatacaaaaattaACTTGATAGATGAAGCCAGGGAGAAAGACATCGCAATttgatgaaggagaagatgagatggactacgaagagacagagagagagagttgccgGAACGGGAGCAACATAGATGAAGTGGATGGCTAGATGATTGAAAAGATGAAGAGTCGTAGCATAAGAAGGCTTAGGTTTTTTTATTGGGAAAATAGATGTTAGAGGATGAGATGATTGGATAAATgacaaggaaaaaataaaataaagtgcatatataatgataataatacctaattatatatataaatgaataaataaatgatataatattaatagtaatGGTACGGTACGGTATACACTGGTAATGGTTTTGAATATCATTACCGTACTGAAAATATATGATACAGTACAAATACCGTACCATTACCAATGGTACAAATTTTTTGGCACAACTTTGGTATGGTACGGTTGGTAATTTGGCAAAAAATTCTTCCCTGCAGATCTAATAACTTTCTGATGTGGGGTTGGGGTTGGTGGGTACGAAGGGGCATGCCTTAGCCTAGCTTGCTGAAGTTACTAGCCTACTGTGGTAGTACCTTTTACCCAAATGAAACAAGAGGTTAATGTGTTTCCGATTAGGACCTTTCGCCCGATTATTAAGTGGCTGAGGGAAGTTTCTATCGAAGACGAACAAATAATACTTTAGTTGTAccgtttgttttggttttttttaactCGTCTTGTCAcgatatttttcttgtttttttattgataatatccatatatttttgttgattataatttataaactATATACAAAATGTCCGAGTTTGAATCATTTTCTCTTTAATACTTTTCTAATTTAAGTCGTTACCcctttaatttaaattagttttaaataaaaacattcaGTGTTTCtagtgtttaaaatattcacGAAATTATCGATATTTCTatcaaaatatttcaaaaatcatGAATTAATATGGAAAGGGGGTGAAATGCAAACTTCACCTTATGTTGAGAACATATAGCAATTATAAAAATTTCGTCATAACCCATTGCAGATTTCgaactttaaatttttttctttgagaaatttttctctaatttcgattaaatttgaatgagtttgttataaatagacaaaagttagagagataacctttctAAGGACATGAGCGAAGCaggtgcaaaatatcacactatgACTTTAGTAGCTATAACACAAAAAAAGATGGCagatagagagagggagggatactgatattatttctctttctttctttcgcAGTGCATTTGATAATAGacagagtgctctatttatagagcgacTCTCGTAACTACAACCATCAAAATACAATGATGATACTTTTGAAAGTATCAAACACTATTACTCACTATTACTAAGTATTTGGGTATTCTTTTGAGTACGCATTCACCCACTAATTCTATAACAGAGTTGATATACTCActtcattgtaaattttttaatgatcaatattgtttgataaatttaactgtgttttcataaatttgCATATCGTTAATTTTAATGTTGAAAGCATCTAATTGCCTACGTTCCAATCAATCCATCAGTtgaaataataacaaatttttgttttgcagtCGAAGTCTCTCAATCAAGCCTCATATCAAGAATCTAGAGGGGTCCGACTcttttgagccttttatttCTTGAATCATTATTCACCATCCACTTGTCAGAACTAGGAATGCCCGACCAATTTTGATATGctttttactttatttatttttccgtAATccatattatttaaaattgtcATTTTGTCCTAGTCgcaattgttttttgttttcttttttgttttggcaACTTCCAATGTGCTTGGCTGCTATCTTAGGCAACTTTCAGTAAATTGTGATatagaaaagaagatgaaaaagatGACCACTTCTCAAATATTATATGTTAAAGTGGAggaatacttgaaaaaaaaaaaaaaaaaaaactccttcCACTTGTGCTACATATAGTGTACTGACATGTgttatacattaaaaaatttatgctCGTTTTACAAGTGAATCACTTGTTCATTGATTTTTGGAGAGAAAACTGTCATTCCTCGTATAAATCTTTGGGATCTTGGAAATTGTTTTATGTTGAGACAATGGACttcaattttggttttgaaCTTCTTGTTTCCACAAGCTTATGAGAAAAAAAGAGCCTTCCTAATTTCGCACACTTGGAAATATCATGTTTGCGCGTGTAAAGTGAATTCAAGTATTCATGTTTGTGAAACTTACAAACGAAGAAACAATACAAGAACGACAAACCTTACCACTCTTCTTTCACATTATTATCATGCCTTGTGTGTTTTCCGAAAGATTTTTCAGTAGTGTGTCATAAAAATGGTCTAGTAAACCAAGTATTATAATACAGGAGGTTGAAtactgaaaaaaataattttaactaCTTATAAAATGATACTTAATGTACCAAATCGTTTTTcaacactgaaaaatttctcgtgtATTGCGATGCATTATTTTCAGTGTCCTGGGATTTCATCCACACAAGAATAAGTGGACTCGTAAAGTCTATAAAGCATGGTGGAGTGCTGGCTGAGGCATTAGTGAGAACTTGACCCACCTAATTCATCgacattttccttcttttctttttccttcatctttttattttctctttgccCTTCCGAGACATTTACGAGTgacaaaaaggtaaaaatgaacCACTTTTGCCTCGTCGTGTACAAGGGGAGGTGCAAAGTTTGAGTTTTGTTGACCAGCTgcgtttttggtaaaaatgaaCGACTTTTGACTCTTGCTTGGTCTTCCTCGAAGAATTGTGTGTAACATTCCTGATGATCTGTAGCGGTTTTGGTTTTGTGTTGGTTGGGTTCGTGGCAATGGCCATGCATGTGCACCGCTAGTTCTGATGCATGTTTCTTCTTGTTGTGACCTGAATTAGTGAATCAATTTTCAAACCTCTGTCATCAATTTCAAAACTTAAGCCATCAATTTCAATTCCCCTTTCCCATCCTCCACATCCATGGTTTTATTCCTTCATTCTCCTACCCTTCCCAGCCGGCTCCGGGTTTCCTCGACCCCACATATTTGCGGATCTTCAGTCACTCTCCTTCATCGCGTTTTGACGCAATTCTCTCAGGAAGTGCATACCTTTTTAAGAGGATTTTTGTCAAACTAACCACTTCACTTAATGAGGATATTGACATATTTTTCAAAGAATGATCAAAAAGTTTACGGTGGACAAACTTGGAGactacttttattgattttcattatCAGAAAACAAAGTGAAGAGTTTTGTCAATTTCATGAAACATTTTAGTGAAAAAGCCTAGAACAAATAAAACCTAGGATCCCCCTTAGCCACTACTTATTCAATATGCCAATCCCTTTGTTCACACCACCACCTCCCATGGATCAAAAAATACGTTGTGCTCCGACTCGGGTGTTCACACCGCCACCTCCCATGAATTTGTCCTCGGTGGCTTTGTTGCCCCCAGTGACCTTGTTGTTGGTGGGTCATCTTTCACTAGCTTTCTTTGATTTGTGGTGGTTGTTTTGATCTACATGGTGCTTTGTGGAGGTTGTTGGAGTCGTCTTTTCCATCATTTTTGCTGATTTGGTTGGCTGTTTGGAATTCTGTTCCGCGACAGCAGTTCAAGCAGGATTGTAGGgttctttgtttggtttttctgtTCTGGGCTCAAAACTTTGTTTTGGCGGTCCGtatccttttttccttttttttttaatttgtttttatttattttaactggacctcttttctttgtaatttggtGTGCTGTTAGCAATAAATTTACCTTTTATAAAGGAAGACGTATTATTCATGATAATTACTGTTACTTATCCATGAATACTAGTTTCAAATAACTTTTTCATACCTTGGTtggttataaatatatatgaatcacacattcattcatacaATAATTGAATGTGGTGCAAAAGGGAAGTTAATAATGGTAAAGGTAATCAATGGTTCAAATTTTTGAGTGAGATAATAAATGCGTCATGTTAACAATTTAGAATTCATGTGATAATATGTgttataattattaataatatatatacataaatttGTCATTGATCCATGTCATATTATAACTATTTGACATGGCTTGCCTGTGCTGCTATTATAGTGCTTACTACATAATGATGTCAGCGTAGGACGTCCATGCACGCTGGACCTGCAGGAATATGGAATCGTGAATTTTGATTCAAGTAGTAATTAGCAAGTCAATGGCGGTCCACTCTAACTTTGATATTTAAGTCGTTGTGTTATGCTAATTGCTAAAAGAGTTTAATTAGGTCTGTCTTATCAGTTCAAACAacccaaaaaattcaaacccataagaaaaaataaaaccaatatCTGTATTATATTGCAGACTCATACTATTTAGGGCAACGACTCATACTCTAAACATCGTACTAGTAATCACTTTGAACCTCATGTTGTACGCTATACGTATGATGTGTCAAATAATTGGTATTAAAATGTTTAGATATAGTTGGTGCCAGTAGGCCAAAAGGAGAGATTGTTTAGTGTCCATAACACTGGAGTGAAcatcatatgtcattatacaattgGAGGGACGATTGAACCATTTGTATAATAAGGATGTCCCTATTAAAAAAACGTCATGGATAAGATCCTTTTGATGACGTTTCTGTTCTAAACCACATAAGTTTTATGTCATTAaaagatagtttttttttttgtagtgtaaGTGAGACCACACCTTTAAAAATTTAACcccattttcataaaaaatcaagctaattttgtctttttctctatttttctctttacttgttgCATTGATAATTTAATACTCATTCATGTTAACAAAAGTACGCAACTCCATATGAATATAAGCTCGGGAgtaagcaaacaaagaagggGCAGGAAAACTTAATAACTCAACTAGAATTTTGTAAATATTTCAACAAGATTAATATATATACTAATTTTTCAACTTGAAAAAGGGTGAGAGAGGGTATGTGCCCCCTCTACTTATACTTTCTCAAGCTCTAAACGCATGATAATATTCCGAATACACCTCAAAATTATTCTCGACATACATACGCAACATTACTTAATATCTTTTTTTGGTTGTGAAaccaatatttatttttaattaactaGCTGTATTACTAACACATAACCTATCCACCTTGTTTATGTGTATAAGTATTACAATTGTACCTGTTGGCGATTTAAATTAGCAATGGTTCTCCTAATAAATGTTAGAACCAAACAAGGATATCAAAGAGCTTTGTAAGTGCAAAGTACGATTACGCTTGTAAGCTGGGATAATtcttattgaattgaaataacaatTATGGCTATTAAATAGCCTTACATCAAAACAGGAATGGGAATAACAGCCCACGATTTTACACGACCTAGAATCGTGGTAAGTGACCAAGTCATAAACAGAAAACATACTTGTCCCTCAAATCTAGGAGGGTTATTAGCACGATCTGGAATAAAACCATAAAAACTAGGAACCCTATCAACTAGGAAATCCCAACAACTTCAACAATAAATCATTGGCAACCAGCAGGTGCAAATCCAACCTTTCCACCAGCGACGTCATACACTACCTGCAACCTCTTCTGTTGAACGTTCCCAATAATCCCAAAACTACTATCATGTTTGTTTCCGGCAAACGCCAAGCAAAACTGCGAAGCACTCTGCTGGAATAATATTCCTGTTGCGTCCACGTCTACCGTAACCCCATTGCCAAACACAAACCCTATCGTTGGAAGGGTTATCGTTTTGAATCCACTGAAGTCGTAACACGTGTCCAGCAGGGAAGAAATCGGCTTAGCAGTTGGGTACCTCTTCATCGCTTCTCGAAATGCGTCCCGCAGCGCTGTGTACGCTGTGGCTGGGAGGCGCGTGATGACCGTCCCCGAGTCGATGATTGTCCCCGAAGTCGAAAATACTGAAGCCGAAATTGGCAGTTGACTCCCACCGATGTTGATGCCGACCAGTCCGAGGCTGTAATACGACGTGTCTTGAGATAATGTGGTGAGCGGCGTGAACTTGACGGCGTTACCTGAACAGCCgttgtcggagttgcctaagcTGAGGTAACCGGTGGAGCTTGAAGTGGAGGGGAGGCAGTAGGAGAAGAATCTGTTGTACTTCTGAGCGGTTTGTTCAACAAGGGAGATCTTGCTTCGATCGAGACCGAGCAAACCGGCGATGCCCCTAAATAAGCCTTGGTTATTCTGGCCGCAGCCGAAGACGAAACCAGTAAAAACATCTGTTGAAGTCAAAGTTAACTTCTCGCTGGCAAAGAAGCCGAATGTGAAGGAGTTGTCTCCAAACAGTTCGCCGTAAACACAGGTGGAGGCGGAACAATTGCTATAGACACCGGAGGCTGCAAGTTGAGAACACGCGGCGGAGTTGCAGGAGATGTTGGAGTAAGAGGTAGAGAGAGAAGGGTCGAAGATGGGATCTTTCTGTTGGTAACAAGATACAGAACATGGTCGGCACTGTGTCCAAGTGAGACCGCTGCCGGTGTCGAATGCAAGCGAGAGTTGCTTCTGGGGCGAGCCCAAGCCCACACTGACGATGTAGTTTCCAGAACCAAGTACGCTGCCGGATTGGGCAGGAATCACGGTGGCGTCGGATTGTGCAACTGGGTCGGGAATTCCGTAATTATTGTTTGGGTCGTTGAAATGGGAGTGAATTGAGTGGACTCGGGCTTCGTCTTGCTTGAGGATTTGTATGTGATATTCATCTTGATCGGAAGGATTACTGTTTGATTTGAGTTGGTGGACTTGGTTGCATGGGCCATGTTTGTGGACCACTTTCAGTACGGATGCCGCCTTAGTGTCATGACCTGAATTGAAAAATGTATAGGTTTGTCattacacacatttttttttaacaaataatattatctacataatTACGTAATCCCAGTTATTTTTATGAAATATAATATGTATCTACGGGAACATAATGGATCCCCTTCGTAATATATTTCATTGATCTAAACCGTCTATCTTTTAAGTTTTCCCTTAAATATTTTGTCTACAAAAAATGATCCAGATCTGAAATCAtatgaccgttggattaacgatttagttttttttttttttttttttgtagaatcgtatttgtcaattttttttttactaaaagaTAGACGGTTCAGATCGTTAAAATACATGACGGAATgtgtacaaaattaaaaaggggtgtgctatccacatacccttttttactttttacacaccctttgttaatttttgttcgtagaacttctttaatttattcgatccgacggccaaaaattagaagggtgtgtgagaagttaaaagaggtgtgtggatatcacaccccaattaaaaatagaaatacaCGATACAAATTTTACCCATAaatataaacataccaaatgTAACATTTTTGACACTAAATAgatttatttgaaaaattaaacttaaatatGCTAACATGTAAATATTTCATTACTAAAATACCGACatggataaaaataaaaaaataaaaacttgatcaaaaattaaaataaaataagatttcaATCGATGGAATAgaaaaataagattttaattgatttttaatatttttagaaaatataaaatgagcattaaaaaaataaatacatataattaggtaaTTGGACTCGCTCCTAAAATATTTCCATGCACTTAGCACTCATTCAACACCATGCATGCAATGATCCATATATAAAGCAAGTAGAATACGCTCCATTGAGATTGAAAAGACAACATATGCGTGCATGGATAGAGGAGTTAGCTAGAGAGAGATATGGGATCGACCATTGGTGGAGGGTCTGCAGGTGTTTGCTGGTAGAAGAGAGATGACTTCAACTGTGTAAGTACGTGAAGGGAGGTTGGTTTTTGTATCTCTTACTGCCAAAGAGCAGAGAATTAGGCATAGATATGCTGATAAACCAATGGAAAATCTAAGGAAGGAGGAGGAGCTAGAAATGGGAGTTGCCATGGATAGCAGATTAGCAAGTCTTCTTGCTATTTCCCCTAGATTATGTTGCTCCTGTAAGCATACGATCTCAACCTTATACtaattggaaatttggaagaCATGCAGGGATGGCGACTGTGTTGTCGGGTTCAATTATTTTTCTGTTGAAAGGTAGATAGCATGATCAATTGGTGATGACCACCACCACTCAAATCGTCATAGTCCATAGAGACCATATATACacctagggctggaaaaaatttctgaaaatatcaaaccacacaaaaaaaattctaatctcaaaccaaaattcccgaaattttcaaGATGACATaccgaaccgatcccaaaatttcggtaccGTATTGTCTCCTCAAATTTTTAGTAATCTcgtaccgaaccgaaaataaaTACTATATATGAtaatatttatatacatatatatgtattatacGTTTGAATTGTTGCTAACTACTAGCAGCAGTATAATTGATGTGGTTTATAGGTACTAACCCAAACCCTTTATCCCCACATCTGTAGGTACGAAcctcccacacacacactcacccaTTGCTACTTCTCAACCAAATGTGTCTATTTCTTCGACACGAAATCAAAAAATTGCATTGTAAGTTTTTGAACATATTAGGTTTGtaacttatttttttgtttttgggtttgttacttattttattttggttgcatgtgaatttgacttggtatgaatgattggtatttcaatttgtatAAAATTTGGGAATAACGAACCATCCCGAAATGACACGTCCCGATCCCGATGTTCGTGAGACATCGGAATGGTtacgtgttggccgacacccgagggtgacgaaaaccatttattgaaaacatgagaactaaaatatgaataagataaaagaatttaaatataattaatatgcaaatgaggaatgtgttcagagcacacaactaactagaacactaaaagaaataatataaaattgaatgaataaaagaatgggttCTACACctagaggactcgaagatgctgaTGCGGAAGTGTCTTGATGAGgggattgtatgcctcaatTCTATGTCttgaggggcgcaaaaacaaacatgagtagaccaagttgatatatatatatatatatatatatatatatatataatacaacaattatcaacatactaaccccaaaagttttatgaaaacatcaATAGCATAGTATGTAGTAGGTTTTCTGAAAATCCTatcatgccataaaacctttatAAAACGTATctcatatatagtgtgctaactagtggtatcatAAACGACCCGTAAGCCCCTACATCACCCGACTCGAA encodes the following:
- the LOC137718430 gene encoding aspartyl protease family protein At5g10770-like, which codes for MATPISSSSSFLRFSIGLSAYLCLILCSLAVRDTKTNLPSRTYTVEVISLLPANTCRPSTNGHDTKAASVLKVVHKHGPCNQVHQLKSNSNPSDQDEYHIQILKQDEARVHSIHSHFNDPNNNYGIPDPVAQSDATVIPAQSGSVLGSGNYIVSVGLGSPQKQLSLAFDTGSGLTWTQCRPCSVSCYQQKDPIFDPSLSTSYSNISCNSAACSQLAASGVYSNCSASTCVYGELFGDNSFTFGFFASEKLTLTSTDVFTGFVFGCGQNNQGLFRGIAGLLGLDRSKISLVEQTAQKYNRFFSYCLPSTSSSTGYLSLGNSDNGCSGNAVKFTPLTTLSQDTSYYSLGLVGINIGGSQLPISASVFSTSGTIIDSGTVITRLPATAYTALRDAFREAMKRYPTAKPISSLLDTCYDFSGFKTITLPTIGFVFGNGVTVDVDATGILFQQSASQFCLAFAGNKHDSSFGIIGNVQQKRLQVVYDVAGGKVGFAPAGCQ